A DNA window from Corynebacterium ciconiae DSM 44920 contains the following coding sequences:
- a CDS encoding TetR/AcrR family transcriptional regulator — MTTDSAHPHPDARTRIVAVAREMFAESSFAAVSLKEIARVAEVSPALIVKHFHTKENLFAATLDFSESARALFAGPFERLGATAIEETLTAPWAAPYSIVRALTVADGSQASVQAIGERIQSDILRVLTSRIAQEAPHPYPAPRLRAQAAMSLLTGLSMMRRCGDVEFSSFPREQLVAFYATELQSLIDGHPQPR, encoded by the coding sequence ATGACCACTGATTCGGCGCACCCCCACCCGGATGCCCGCACCCGCATTGTGGCGGTGGCCCGGGAGATGTTTGCGGAGAGTTCCTTTGCTGCGGTGTCGTTGAAGGAGATCGCCCGGGTGGCGGAGGTGTCTCCGGCGTTGATCGTGAAGCATTTCCACACCAAGGAGAACCTGTTCGCGGCCACTCTGGATTTTTCGGAGTCGGCGCGGGCGCTGTTCGCGGGCCCGTTTGAGCGGCTGGGCGCCACGGCAATCGAGGAGACGTTGACTGCCCCGTGGGCTGCTCCTTATTCGATCGTGCGGGCTCTCACGGTGGCGGATGGTTCTCAGGCGTCGGTGCAGGCGATCGGCGAGCGCATCCAGAGCGATATTTTGCGGGTGCTCACCAGCCGGATCGCCCAGGAGGCCCCGCACCCCTATCCCGCGCCGAGGTTGCGCGCCCAGGCGGCGATGTCGCTGCTCACGGGCTTGTCGATGATGCGTCGCTGCGGGGATGTGGAGTTTAGCTCTTTCCCGCGGGAGCAGCTGGTGGCGTTTTATGCCACCGAGCTGCAGTCGCTTATCGACGGCCACCCGCAGCCGCGCTAA
- the mmsB gene encoding 3-hydroxyisobutyrate dehydrogenase yields the protein MTTIAFIGLGNMGGPMASNLIAAGYTVTGFDVMEPAIAAAREAGVDIRDSAAAAARDASIVITMLPNGALVDATLQEIIAEHPGSALFIDSSTIGVDEATRNAATAAEAGHSYIDAPVSGGVVGAQAGQLAFMVGGEEQAVEQARPVLEVLGKSLTHCGGPGAGAAAKLCNNMILGVQQIAIAEGMVLGERLGLSPEAFFEVVSNSTGSCWALTTNCPEPGVVASAPSNKDFAAGFSTNLICKDLGLAIESAAHTGTDTQLGRHALELFTQLQEAGEGARDFSVVINQVRAAQ from the coding sequence ATGACCACCATCGCTTTTATCGGCCTCGGCAACATGGGCGGGCCCATGGCCAGCAACCTCATCGCAGCCGGCTACACCGTCACCGGCTTCGACGTGATGGAACCAGCCATCGCCGCCGCCCGCGAGGCCGGAGTAGATATCCGTGACTCCGCCGCTGCCGCCGCCCGCGACGCCAGCATTGTGATCACCATGCTCCCCAACGGTGCGCTTGTCGACGCCACCCTCCAGGAGATCATCGCCGAGCACCCCGGCAGCGCCCTCTTCATCGATTCCTCCACCATCGGCGTGGACGAGGCCACCCGCAACGCGGCCACCGCCGCTGAGGCTGGGCACAGCTACATCGATGCCCCCGTCTCCGGCGGAGTCGTCGGCGCCCAAGCTGGGCAGCTGGCCTTCATGGTCGGCGGCGAAGAGCAGGCCGTGGAGCAGGCCCGCCCCGTGCTGGAGGTCTTGGGCAAGTCCCTTACCCACTGCGGCGGCCCCGGCGCCGGCGCGGCCGCCAAGCTGTGCAACAACATGATCCTCGGCGTTCAACAGATCGCTATCGCCGAAGGCATGGTCCTCGGAGAGCGCCTCGGCCTCAGCCCAGAAGCTTTCTTCGAGGTAGTGTCCAACTCCACCGGCAGCTGCTGGGCGCTCACCACCAACTGCCCCGAGCCGGGTGTAGTGGCCAGTGCCCCCTCGAACAAGGATTTCGCCGCCGGCTTCTCCACTAACCTCATCTGCAAGGACCTTGGGCTGGCGATCGAGTCCGCCGCGCACACCGGCACCGACACCCAACTCGGCCGGCACGCCCTAGAACTGTTCACCCAGCTGCAGGAGGCAGGGGAGGGGGCGCGAGACTTTTCCGTAGTGATCAACCAGGTGCGCGCTGCGCAGTAG
- a CDS encoding CoA-acylating methylmalonate-semialdehyde dehydrogenase, with protein MKTINHYVGGREWEGSSTATQDVMNPSTGTVQAQVRLASAADVHEAIDNARAAQPEWAQLNPQKRMRVLMAWIQLINEHMDELATALSLEHGKTFEDAKGDVQRGLEVVEVSLGAPHFLKGEFSDSVGTGVDTYSMRQPLGVVAGITPFNFPAMIPLWKAGPALAAGNAFILKPSERDPSVPLMLAKLFTEAGGPDGVLNVVHGDKESVDALLDSEVIQAIGFVGSTPIAQHIYTRCAETGKRAQCFGGAKNHMLILPDANLDEVADALVGAAYGSAGERCMAISVAVPVGEETATALREKLVERIDGLKVGHCLDPEADYGPLVAASAVERVRSYIDAGVEAGAELVVDGRERGATDSSFKGEDLSGGYYLAPTLFDHVTTDMSIYTDEIFGPVLTIVRADSIDEALRLPTEHAYGNGVSIFTRNGGAARDFAHRVHVGMVGINVPIPVPIAYHTFGGWKASGFGDLNQHGPDAFRFYTKTKTVTSRWVRDDAELTPHSGSHFVMPVVD; from the coding sequence ATGAAGACCATCAATCACTACGTCGGAGGCCGCGAGTGGGAGGGCAGCTCCACCGCCACCCAGGACGTGATGAACCCCTCCACCGGCACCGTCCAAGCGCAGGTGCGGCTGGCAAGCGCCGCCGATGTGCACGAAGCCATCGACAACGCCCGCGCCGCCCAGCCCGAATGGGCGCAGCTTAATCCCCAAAAGCGCATGCGTGTGCTCATGGCGTGGATTCAGCTCATCAATGAGCACATGGACGAGTTGGCCACAGCGCTATCGCTCGAACACGGCAAAACCTTCGAAGACGCCAAGGGCGATGTGCAGCGTGGCCTGGAAGTAGTGGAGGTATCCCTCGGCGCCCCGCACTTCCTCAAGGGCGAGTTCTCCGACTCCGTCGGCACCGGGGTGGATACCTACTCCATGCGCCAGCCCCTCGGCGTGGTCGCCGGGATCACCCCCTTCAACTTCCCCGCCATGATCCCGCTGTGGAAGGCCGGCCCGGCCTTGGCCGCCGGCAACGCCTTCATTCTCAAACCCTCCGAGCGTGACCCCTCCGTGCCGCTGATGCTGGCGAAACTCTTCACCGAGGCCGGTGGGCCGGACGGGGTACTCAATGTGGTGCATGGCGACAAGGAATCCGTGGATGCCCTCTTGGACTCCGAGGTGATCCAAGCCATCGGTTTCGTCGGCTCCACCCCGATCGCCCAGCACATCTACACTCGCTGCGCCGAGACGGGCAAGCGCGCGCAATGCTTCGGCGGCGCCAAGAACCACATGCTCATCCTGCCCGACGCCAACCTCGACGAGGTGGCCGATGCCCTGGTGGGCGCCGCCTATGGCTCGGCCGGAGAACGCTGCATGGCTATCTCCGTGGCGGTGCCCGTGGGCGAGGAGACAGCCACCGCCCTGCGCGAGAAGCTCGTCGAGCGCATCGATGGGCTGAAGGTGGGCCACTGCCTCGACCCAGAAGCCGACTACGGCCCGCTCGTCGCCGCCTCCGCCGTGGAGCGTGTGCGCTCCTATATTGACGCCGGCGTGGAGGCCGGCGCGGAGCTGGTGGTGGACGGCCGCGAGCGCGGCGCCACCGACAGTAGCTTCAAGGGCGAGGACCTCAGCGGCGGCTACTATCTCGCGCCCACCCTCTTCGACCACGTCACCACAGACATGTCGATCTATACCGACGAGATCTTCGGGCCCGTACTCACTATCGTGCGCGCCGACAGCATCGACGAAGCCCTGCGCCTGCCCACCGAGCACGCCTATGGCAACGGAGTGTCCATTTTCACCCGCAACGGCGGCGCTGCCCGTGACTTCGCCCACCGCGTCCACGTGGGCATGGTGGGTATCAACGTGCCCATTCCGGTGCCGATCGCCTACCACACCTTCGGCGGCTGGAAGGCGTCCGGCTTCGGCGACCTGAACCAGCACGGCCCCGATGCCTTCCGCTTCTACACCAAGACCAAGACCGTCACCTCCCGCTGGGTGCGGGACGACGCCGAGCTCACCCCCCACTCCGGCTCCCACTTCGTGATGCCGGTGGTGGACTAA
- a CDS encoding catalase has protein sequence MAEQHNPDLDAIVNGGARTPGGEQTTRLNGANVISENHSVTQGRQGSVDMRDVHLFEKLAHFNRERVPERVVHAKGSGAFGELHITEDISRYTCADLFQPGRVTPMLARFSTVAGEQGSPDGWRDVRGFALKFYTQEGNYDLVGNNTPVFFIRDGMKFPDFIRSQKRLPDTGLRDADMQWDFWTRTPESAHQVAYLMGDRGIPTNFRHMDGFGSHTYQWVNEDGERFWVKYHFKTQQGWDYWTDAEAEAAVGANTDTSREDLFKAIERGDYPRWDVKVQIMPLDEAENYRWNPFDLTKVWSQKDYPLIDVGYFELNRNPKNFFAQIEQASFEPSNVVRGIGFSPDKMLIARSFAYADAVRYRVGANAHQLPVNRPLNQVNTYAKDGAMAYEFNDPSDAVYSPNAYAKGAGEGDDKETSGSGVTVGVAGDLGLWDDTHGTDFTRGAYVQHPEDDDFVQPGILYREVLDDAARERMAGNIARAMAGVSAQVEQQVYDYWAKVDPNLSQRVKELFTQS, from the coding sequence ATGGCTGAACAGCACAATCCCGATCTTGATGCCATTGTCAACGGCGGCGCCCGTACCCCCGGCGGCGAGCAGACCACTCGCCTCAACGGCGCCAATGTGATCAGCGAAAACCACTCGGTTACCCAGGGCCGTCAGGGGAGCGTCGATATGCGCGACGTGCACCTCTTTGAGAAGCTCGCCCACTTCAACCGCGAGCGCGTGCCCGAGCGTGTGGTGCACGCCAAGGGCTCTGGCGCCTTCGGTGAGCTGCACATTACCGAGGACATCTCCCGTTACACCTGTGCCGACCTCTTCCAGCCCGGGCGTGTGACCCCGATGCTGGCGCGCTTTTCCACTGTCGCTGGCGAGCAGGGCTCCCCGGACGGCTGGCGCGACGTGCGCGGCTTTGCCCTGAAGTTCTACACCCAAGAGGGCAACTACGACTTGGTGGGCAACAACACCCCGGTCTTCTTCATTCGCGATGGGATGAAGTTCCCCGACTTCATCCGCTCCCAGAAGCGCCTGCCGGACACTGGCCTGCGCGATGCGGATATGCAGTGGGACTTCTGGACCCGCACGCCCGAGTCCGCCCACCAGGTGGCTTATCTCATGGGTGACCGCGGTATTCCCACCAACTTCCGTCACATGGATGGCTTCGGCTCCCACACGTACCAGTGGGTCAACGAGGACGGCGAGCGCTTCTGGGTGAAGTACCACTTCAAGACCCAGCAGGGCTGGGACTATTGGACCGATGCCGAGGCTGAGGCTGCCGTGGGTGCTAACACCGATACCTCCCGCGAGGATCTGTTCAAGGCCATCGAGCGCGGCGACTACCCGCGCTGGGACGTCAAGGTGCAGATCATGCCTCTGGACGAGGCCGAGAACTACCGCTGGAACCCCTTCGACCTCACCAAGGTGTGGTCTCAGAAGGACTACCCGCTCATCGATGTCGGATACTTCGAGCTCAACCGCAACCCGAAGAACTTCTTCGCCCAGATCGAGCAGGCTTCCTTCGAGCCCAGCAACGTGGTGCGCGGCATTGGCTTCAGCCCGGACAAGATGCTCATCGCCCGCAGCTTCGCCTATGCCGACGCTGTGCGCTACCGCGTAGGCGCCAACGCCCACCAGCTGCCCGTGAACCGGCCGCTGAACCAGGTGAACACCTACGCCAAGGATGGCGCCATGGCCTATGAGTTCAACGATCCCTCGGATGCCGTCTACTCCCCGAATGCCTACGCCAAGGGTGCCGGCGAGGGTGACGATAAGGAGACCTCCGGCTCCGGCGTGACCGTGGGCGTGGCTGGAGACCTCGGACTGTGGGATGACACCCACGGCACCGACTTCACCCGAGGCGCCTATGTGCAGCACCCCGAGGATGATGACTTTGTCCAGCCCGGCATCCTCTACCGCGAGGTGCTGGACGACGCCGCCCGCGAGCGCATGGCCGGCAATATCGCCCGCGCCATGGCTGGTGTGAGCGCCCAAGTAGAGCAGCAGGTCTACGACTACTGGGCCAAGGTTGATCCCAACCTCTCCCAGCGCGTCAAGGAGCTCTTCACCCAGAGCTAA
- a CDS encoding RNA polymerase sigma factor — protein sequence MRPPAGAGQNERDDEHVTELALAAGRGNKAALTEFIQATQADVWRLLAHLAGRDHADDLTQETYLRVMKALPKFAAKSSAHTWLLSLARRVWVDSVRHDMARPRKSITEIDDVPRSTTPAAWSEWIDARMVMDKLSPDRREALILTQVLGYTYEEAAKIAGCRVGTIRSRVARARQDMIAATATQDFSARSS from the coding sequence ATGAGACCACCCGCCGGCGCAGGGCAGAACGAGCGCGATGACGAGCACGTCACCGAACTCGCACTCGCCGCTGGGCGCGGCAACAAGGCCGCCCTCACCGAGTTCATCCAAGCCACCCAGGCGGATGTGTGGCGGCTACTCGCCCACCTAGCGGGGCGCGACCATGCCGATGACCTCACCCAAGAAACCTATCTGCGGGTGATGAAAGCGCTGCCTAAGTTTGCCGCCAAGTCCAGCGCCCATACCTGGCTGTTGTCGCTCGCGCGCCGCGTGTGGGTCGATAGCGTGCGCCACGATATGGCCCGCCCCCGCAAATCCATCACCGAGATCGACGATGTCCCCCGCTCCACCACCCCGGCCGCGTGGTCCGAGTGGATCGACGCCCGCATGGTCATGGACAAACTTTCCCCCGATCGCCGCGAGGCCCTCATTCTCACCCAGGTGCTGGGCTACACCTACGAGGAGGCGGCCAAGATCGCCGGCTGCCGCGTGGGCACCATCCGCTCCCGGGTGGCACGCGCCCGGCAGGACATGATCGCCGCCACCGCCACCCAGGATTTCTCCGCCCGCAGCTCCTAG
- the tgt gene encoding tRNA guanosine(34) transglycosylase Tgt: MNYFDITSRLEGQHGRAGVIHTPHGDIATPAFIPVATKATVKTLTPEQIRLSGAQAILSNAYHLYLQPGPDIVDEAGGVAAFENWHGPTYTDSGGFQVMSLGVGFKKVLAMDTSGLNAEDIRARKKDRMALVDEDGVDFRSVIDGSKHRFTPEVSMQIQHQLGADIMFAFDELTTLIDTRDYQEQSVARTHRWAKRCLLEHERLSEERSHRPEQSLWGVVQGAQYEDLRRQAARGLVQLSDEQEAAGQRGFGGYGIGGALEKENLGTIVGWVCDELPEDRPRHLLGISEPDDIFTAVEAGADTFDCVAPTRLGRRGGVYTLDGRMNLAAARFKRDFSGIDEELGGYVSENYSRAYIHHLLKAKEFLAGTLCTMHNLYFMVGLVDRIRAALNGGYYYEFREEFMGRYYASKR, translated from the coding sequence ATGAACTACTTTGACATCACCAGTCGCCTCGAGGGCCAGCACGGTCGCGCCGGGGTGATTCACACCCCGCACGGCGATATTGCCACGCCCGCGTTCATCCCCGTGGCTACCAAAGCCACCGTGAAGACACTGACCCCAGAGCAGATCCGGCTCAGCGGGGCGCAGGCCATCCTCTCCAACGCTTACCACCTCTATCTGCAGCCCGGGCCCGACATCGTGGACGAGGCCGGGGGCGTGGCCGCCTTCGAAAACTGGCACGGCCCCACCTACACCGACTCCGGCGGATTCCAGGTAATGAGCCTCGGCGTGGGCTTTAAGAAGGTCTTGGCCATGGATACCTCCGGGCTGAACGCTGAGGATATCCGTGCCCGCAAGAAGGATCGCATGGCGCTGGTGGATGAGGACGGCGTGGATTTCCGCTCCGTTATCGACGGCTCCAAGCATCGCTTCACCCCTGAGGTGTCCATGCAGATCCAGCACCAGCTGGGCGCGGACATCATGTTCGCCTTCGACGAGCTCACCACCCTCATCGATACCCGCGACTACCAGGAACAATCGGTGGCACGCACCCACCGCTGGGCCAAGCGCTGCCTGCTCGAACACGAGCGGCTATCTGAGGAGCGCAGCCACCGGCCCGAGCAATCCCTGTGGGGGGTAGTGCAAGGCGCCCAATACGAGGACCTGCGGCGCCAGGCCGCCCGAGGGTTGGTGCAGCTGTCGGATGAGCAGGAGGCCGCCGGCCAGCGCGGCTTCGGTGGCTACGGCATCGGCGGGGCCCTGGAGAAAGAGAACCTCGGCACCATTGTGGGCTGGGTGTGCGATGAGCTACCGGAGGATCGACCCCGCCACCTGCTCGGAATCTCCGAGCCTGACGATATTTTCACCGCCGTGGAGGCCGGGGCCGATACCTTCGACTGTGTGGCGCCGACCCGCCTGGGCCGCCGCGGCGGGGTCTACACCCTCGATGGACGAATGAATCTTGCCGCCGCCCGCTTCAAGCGCGACTTCAGCGGCATCGATGAGGAGCTCGGCGGCTATGTGAGCGAGAACTACTCCCGCGCCTATATCCACCATCTGCTCAAGGCCAAGGAATTCCTCGCCGGCACCCTATGCACCATGCACAATCTGTACTTCATGGTGGGGCTCGTGGACCGCATCCGGGCGGCGCTCAACGGCGGCTACTACTACGAGTTCCGCGAGGAGTTCATGGGGCGCTACTACGCCTCGAAGCGCTAG
- a CDS encoding MMPL family transporter, whose product MAKFLYHLGKLCFRLKWIVILLWVGILAAVGVSAVSFQQGFDDAFSIPDMPSSEAGQMMANNFEGGVSPGFATDVDLVFQAPPGEKLADPKNHEAIQKVIDSLRADLPEAAEERTFGNPVDVNPKLIDGVVEQSVDKGLPRELAETNAYFLRVLSDDGTIGTTRFAFDAPAPGDVNQDQRDAVNKAIELGREAGITVEAGGPGFAEPIEVQSKAEMIGLGVALIVLLFTFGSVVAAGMPLITAVIGVGIGALGIVLGTAVVDLNNITPVLALMLGLAVGIDYALFILSRYRAELEEKGEEQSLEESAGMALGTAGSAVVFAGLTVIIALAALTIAKIPFLSWMGIAAAGTVFVAVLIALTFIPALLGVLKGRVFGLKLPGLRKKKRSEGPSYQRTSGLAYRYITKVQRYPALVLAAVTIGLSALSIPVTNLDLALPSDSVAERDTTQRKSADLLAEGFGEGKNAPFLVVMDLSHMNTQAPVLGPYRAAAHVPEDASVEQVAPLTYQMAAEKFNANADVAHAQVVRVNEAGTSAQILVTPRLGPTDPLTTELLHALRSQAEDLRRSLGIDIGITGLTAVQQDVTTKLDHAMPIYLSVVVGLAIILLLMVFRSLMVPLVAGLGFLLSVGAAFGTTILFWQQGLWGIVDTPGPIISFMPIFLIGVTFGLAMDYQVFLVTRMRERYISLRKHPEDNTTGFSVVDASTVQGFLLGSRVVTAAALIMMAVFFANITQPLPFVKIFGFALGVAVLVDAFLIRMALVPATMFLLGRATWWMPRWLDRILPSLDVEGSSLEKEMESAASERR is encoded by the coding sequence GTGGCGAAGTTCCTATATCACCTCGGCAAACTGTGCTTTCGGTTGAAGTGGATCGTGATTCTGCTGTGGGTGGGTATCTTGGCGGCCGTTGGCGTGAGCGCGGTGAGCTTCCAACAAGGCTTCGATGATGCCTTCTCGATTCCCGATATGCCCTCCAGCGAGGCGGGGCAGATGATGGCGAACAACTTTGAAGGCGGCGTCTCCCCCGGTTTCGCCACCGACGTGGACCTGGTTTTTCAAGCCCCACCAGGGGAGAAACTCGCGGATCCGAAGAATCACGAGGCCATCCAGAAAGTCATCGATTCCTTGCGCGCCGATCTTCCCGAGGCCGCCGAGGAACGCACCTTCGGCAACCCGGTAGATGTGAACCCCAAGCTCATTGACGGCGTGGTGGAGCAGTCCGTGGACAAGGGTCTGCCGCGCGAGCTGGCGGAAACCAACGCCTACTTCCTGCGGGTGCTCAGCGATGACGGCACCATTGGCACCACCCGTTTCGCCTTCGACGCTCCCGCGCCGGGAGATGTGAACCAAGATCAGCGCGATGCGGTGAACAAAGCCATCGAACTGGGCCGAGAGGCCGGCATCACCGTGGAGGCGGGCGGCCCAGGCTTTGCCGAGCCGATCGAGGTGCAGTCCAAGGCCGAGATGATCGGGCTGGGGGTGGCGTTAATCGTGCTGCTATTTACCTTCGGCTCCGTGGTGGCCGCCGGGATGCCGCTGATCACCGCCGTCATCGGGGTGGGCATCGGCGCCCTAGGAATTGTGCTGGGCACCGCCGTGGTGGATCTGAATAACATCACGCCGGTGCTGGCTCTCATGCTCGGTTTGGCCGTGGGCATCGACTATGCCCTGTTTATCCTGTCCCGCTACCGGGCCGAGTTAGAGGAAAAGGGCGAGGAACAGTCGCTGGAGGAATCCGCCGGTATGGCCCTCGGCACGGCCGGATCGGCGGTAGTGTTTGCGGGACTGACCGTGATCATCGCCTTGGCCGCGCTGACTATTGCGAAGATTCCTTTCCTTTCTTGGATGGGTATCGCCGCTGCGGGCACGGTGTTTGTGGCCGTGCTGATCGCCCTCACCTTCATCCCCGCGCTGCTCGGGGTGCTCAAAGGGCGGGTCTTTGGGCTCAAACTTCCTGGGCTGAGAAAGAAGAAGCGCAGCGAGGGCCCCTCCTATCAGCGCACCTCTGGGCTGGCATATCGCTACATCACTAAAGTGCAGCGCTATCCCGCCCTCGTGCTGGCGGCGGTGACCATTGGTTTGAGCGCGCTCAGCATTCCCGTGACCAATCTCGATCTGGCCCTGCCCTCGGACTCGGTGGCGGAGCGCGACACCACCCAGCGTAAGTCCGCCGACTTGCTGGCCGAGGGCTTCGGAGAGGGCAAAAACGCCCCCTTCCTCGTGGTGATGGATCTCAGCCACATGAACACCCAGGCGCCGGTGCTCGGCCCCTACCGGGCAGCCGCCCACGTGCCCGAGGATGCCAGTGTGGAGCAAGTTGCCCCGTTGACTTATCAGATGGCGGCGGAGAAGTTTAATGCCAATGCCGATGTAGCCCACGCTCAGGTAGTGCGGGTGAACGAGGCAGGTACCTCCGCCCAGATCTTGGTGACCCCACGGCTAGGCCCCACGGATCCGCTCACCACCGAGCTGCTGCACGCGCTGCGCTCCCAAGCGGAGGATCTGCGCCGCAGCCTCGGCATCGACATCGGCATCACTGGCCTGACCGCCGTGCAGCAAGACGTGACCACCAAGCTGGATCACGCCATGCCCATTTATCTATCCGTGGTGGTGGGGCTGGCCATCATCTTGCTGCTCATGGTGTTCCGTTCACTCATGGTGCCGCTTGTGGCCGGCCTCGGCTTCCTCTTAAGCGTGGGCGCCGCCTTCGGCACCACCATCCTGTTCTGGCAGCAAGGTCTGTGGGGCATTGTGGACACCCCAGGTCCCATCATTTCCTTCATGCCGATCTTCCTTATCGGCGTCACCTTCGGTCTGGCCATGGACTATCAGGTCTTCCTCGTTACCCGCATGCGCGAGCGCTATATCTCCCTGCGTAAACACCCCGAGGACAACACCACCGGATTCAGCGTGGTGGATGCCTCCACCGTTCAGGGCTTCCTGCTGGGCTCACGGGTGGTCACCGCCGCCGCGCTGATCATGATGGCGGTGTTCTTCGCCAACATCACTCAGCCGCTGCCCTTTGTGAAGATCTTCGGTTTCGCCCTCGGCGTCGCCGTGCTTGTCGACGCCTTCCTCATCCGCATGGCCCTCGTCCCCGCCACGATGTTCCTTTTGGGTAGGGCCACCTGGTGGATGCCGCGCTGGCTCGATCGGATCCTGCCCTCGCTGGATGTGGAAGGATCCAGCCTAGAAAAAGAGATGGAATCGGCGGCGAGTGAGCGTCGATAA
- a CDS encoding pseudouridine synthase, whose amino-acid sequence MTSPSGRRRREPPLPVKDGLSPSRVRLPDTAGGPISALEFLTEVVLSQRHRHPEDDEAAVLARFRRGEVVSPTGRAYAPEDLVSVGADVWFYRTPAPETPIPFDCRILHHDENLLVVHKPAFMSTMPRGRHITETATVRLRRSTGNMDLVPAHRLDRLTSGILMFTTRPEVRGAYQRLFAERAVDKRYEAIAPLRPEITPQTLWRSHIHKTPGEIQAVELADAAINAITEVAAVTPLQAFEQYHLERDYGPQPPLARYTLHPHTGRTHQLRLHMCHAGAPILGDPFYPHVHPDTAENYSTPLQLCSTHLGFTDPFTGQRRCFDTNMKIEASTRYNTIV is encoded by the coding sequence ATGACTTCCCCCTCTGGGCGGCGCCGCCGCGAACCCCCCTTGCCTGTGAAAGATGGCCTCTCCCCTTCCCGCGTCCGGCTGCCGGACACCGCGGGCGGGCCGATCAGCGCCCTGGAGTTCCTCACCGAGGTGGTACTCAGCCAGCGCCACCGCCACCCTGAGGATGATGAGGCGGCCGTGCTCGCCCGCTTTCGCCGCGGCGAAGTGGTCTCCCCTACCGGCCGCGCCTACGCCCCCGAGGACTTGGTGAGCGTGGGCGCCGATGTGTGGTTCTACCGCACCCCCGCCCCAGAGACGCCGATCCCTTTCGACTGCCGCATCCTGCACCATGACGAGAACCTGCTGGTCGTGCACAAACCGGCGTTTATGTCCACGATGCCGCGCGGACGCCACATCACCGAAACCGCCACCGTGCGGCTGCGCCGCTCCACCGGCAACATGGATCTGGTGCCGGCCCACCGCCTCGATCGCCTCACCTCCGGCATCTTGATGTTCACCACCCGACCCGAGGTGCGCGGCGCCTACCAGCGCCTTTTCGCCGAGCGGGCGGTGGACAAGCGCTATGAGGCCATCGCCCCGCTGCGCCCCGAGATCACCCCACAGACGCTGTGGCGTTCGCACATTCATAAAACCCCTGGCGAGATTCAGGCGGTTGAGCTGGCCGACGCCGCCATCAACGCCATCACTGAGGTGGCAGCCGTGACCCCGCTTCAGGCATTCGAGCAGTACCACCTCGAGCGCGATTATGGCCCCCAGCCCCCACTAGCCCGCTACACACTTCATCCTCACACCGGCCGCACCCATCAGTTGCGCCTGCACATGTGCCACGCCGGCGCGCCGATCCTCGGCGATCCTTTCTATCCGCATGTTCATCCCGACACAGCCGAGAACTACTCCACCCCTTTGCAGCTGTGTTCCACCCACCTTGGCTTCACTGATCCCTTCACTGGGCAGCGGCGTTGTTTTGATACCAATATGAAAATAGAAGCGTCGACACGCTACAATACGATCGTATGA
- a CDS encoding ABC transporter ATP-binding protein, with the protein MNTTPAARALKLYKSYGEGSAQVVALDHVDVEFERGRFTAIMGPSGSGKSTLMHCMAGLDAPTSGETYIGDTELSQLNDAAITNLRRDRLGFVFQSFNLVPTLSAAENITLPVGIAGRQVDEAWFTEVTERLGLAKRLDHQPSELSGGQQQRVAVARALVSRPEIIFGDEPTGNLDSNSSTEVLTILRTAVDDLNQTVVIVTHDPAAAAYADRVIFLADGSIRDDITEPTPEKIMSIMAGIEGR; encoded by the coding sequence ATGAATACAACCCCCGCGGCCCGCGCCCTCAAGCTCTACAAATCCTATGGTGAGGGCAGCGCCCAAGTAGTCGCGCTCGACCATGTTGACGTGGAATTTGAACGGGGCCGCTTTACCGCAATCATGGGCCCCTCCGGCTCCGGCAAATCCACGCTCATGCACTGCATGGCCGGACTCGACGCCCCCACCAGCGGCGAAACCTACATCGGCGATACCGAACTCTCGCAGCTTAACGACGCCGCCATCACGAATCTCCGGCGCGACCGGCTGGGGTTTGTCTTCCAGTCCTTCAACTTGGTGCCCACGCTCTCCGCGGCGGAAAACATCACCCTGCCCGTGGGAATCGCCGGTCGCCAAGTAGATGAGGCTTGGTTCACAGAGGTCACCGAGCGCCTCGGGCTGGCCAAGCGGCTCGACCATCAACCCTCCGAACTCTCCGGCGGGCAGCAACAGCGCGTGGCGGTGGCCCGCGCCCTCGTCTCGCGCCCAGAGATCATCTTTGGCGATGAACCCACCGGAAATCTCGATTCCAACTCCTCCACTGAGGTACTCACGATCCTGCGGACTGCGGTGGATGATCTCAACCAGACGGTGGTGATCGTCACCCACGATCCAGCCGCAGCGGCCTATGCGGACCGGGTGATCTTCCTCGCCGACGGCAGCATCCGAGACGACATCACCGAACCGACACCCGAAAAGATCATGTCCATCATGGCCGGGATCGAGGGCCGATAA